In Saccharothrix syringae, the following are encoded in one genomic region:
- a CDS encoding helix-turn-helix transcriptional regulator: MRADRLVSLVLLLRRRGRLSAATLARELEVSTRTVLRDVEALSAAGVPVYAERGRHGGFALLPGFRTELTGLNHDEALALLIAGSRRGAQAFGLGSALASAMLKVVDALPEGHRAAADCVAERLLIDPETDLLSRRVAAEELPDAVVAEVRRAVFAGHRLRIRYAAAGGEPRWRTVDPIGLVTVRDQGYLLATRSGEDRTYRLSRVLAAEELDEPARRPDRVDLDRAWRERGTRFRTGGDQVAVLARVDPARRQELAGTALAVLAEETDADGRLRLEVTFQDARHARWALWQLAADAEVLSPQWLRTALHDRAAAIAARYGACSPADQEPRAPSSR, encoded by the coding sequence GTGCGCGCCGACCGGTTGGTCTCGCTGGTGCTGCTGCTGCGCCGGCGCGGTCGGCTGTCCGCGGCCACGCTGGCCCGCGAGCTGGAGGTGTCCACCCGCACCGTGCTGCGCGACGTCGAGGCGCTGTCCGCGGCCGGTGTCCCGGTCTACGCCGAACGCGGCCGGCACGGCGGTTTCGCGCTGCTGCCCGGTTTCCGCACCGAGCTGACCGGGCTCAACCACGACGAGGCCCTGGCCCTGCTGATCGCCGGTTCGCGGCGCGGCGCGCAGGCGTTCGGCCTCGGCTCGGCCCTCGCCTCCGCCATGCTCAAGGTGGTCGACGCGCTGCCCGAGGGCCACCGGGCCGCCGCGGACTGCGTGGCCGAGCGGTTGCTCATCGACCCGGAGACCGACCTCCTCTCCCGCCGCGTGGCCGCCGAGGAGCTGCCCGACGCCGTGGTCGCCGAGGTCCGGCGCGCGGTGTTCGCCGGGCACCGGCTGCGCATCCGCTACGCGGCCGCGGGCGGGGAACCGCGGTGGCGCACCGTCGACCCGATCGGCCTGGTCACCGTGCGCGACCAGGGCTACCTGCTGGCCACGAGGTCCGGTGAGGACCGCACCTACCGGCTGTCCCGCGTGCTGGCCGCCGAGGAACTCGACGAACCCGCGCGGCGACCGGACCGGGTCGACCTGGACCGGGCCTGGCGGGAGCGCGGCACGCGCTTCCGCACCGGCGGCGACCAGGTCGCCGTGCTGGCCCGCGTCGACCCGGCGCGGCGGCAGGAGCTGGCGGGCACCGCGCTGGCCGTCCTGGCCGAGGAGACCGACGCGGACGGCCGGCTGCGGCTGGAGGTGACCTTCCAGGACGCCCGGCACGCCCGGTGGGCGCTGTGGCAGCTCGCCGCGGACGCGGAAGTCCTCTCCCCGCAGTGGTTGCGCACCGCCCTGCACGACCGCGCCGCCGCGATCGCCGCCCGCTACGGGGCGTGCTCCCCGGCCGATCAGGAGCCCCGGGCACCGTCCTCCAGGTAG
- a CDS encoding RidA family protein yields MERTAVNPWQWSVGLGYNQGEIVSGHTRTLYCAGQTAMSGDGEPLHAGDMAAQLALSLDNLEAVLAGAGMSLANLVRLNVHTTDVDLLLRHYGVLASRLGAAGVAPTTTMLGVTRLAIPTLVVELEGTAVA; encoded by the coding sequence GTGGAGCGAACGGCGGTCAACCCGTGGCAGTGGTCGGTGGGGCTGGGGTACAACCAGGGTGAGATCGTCTCCGGCCACACCCGGACCCTGTACTGCGCCGGGCAGACCGCGATGAGCGGTGACGGCGAGCCCCTGCACGCCGGTGACATGGCGGCACAGCTGGCGCTGAGCCTGGACAACCTGGAGGCCGTCCTGGCCGGGGCCGGCATGTCCCTGGCGAACCTCGTGCGGCTCAACGTCCACACCACCGACGTCGACCTGCTCCTCCGGCACTACGGGGTGCTGGCGTCGCGGCTGGGCGCCGCCGGCGTGGCGCCGACCACCACGATGCTCGGGGTGACGCGACTGGCGATCCCCACCCTGGTGGTCGAACTGGAGGGCACCGCCGTCGCCTGA
- a CDS encoding GNAT family N-acetyltransferase: protein MHPGSLTWRPLTREDAKASADLLNAIEAVDRIGENYTEEDTLQELVDPYADLERASLAAFDGDVMVGYVKVRHKPSAVGVHRVFLDGGVHPDHRRRGVGTALVRAGVAAAGVVHALHHPALALVVDVHKAEHIAGLPQLMRSRGFTPVRHYRRVERPLDVPPGTAVIPDGLRVEPWSEHNDEDFRFVRNESYADHWGAAPMPADSWRNKITNQTFRPEVSFLIRDAASGTPVGVLVTMHWEADALATGIRDAHFMIVGTLREHRGRGVAGALVGHALEAAADRGYHRASASVDSAGPSGAPGLFEKAGFTPTMRYVRWALEVPAPAS from the coding sequence GTGCACCCCGGTTCCCTGACGTGGCGGCCGCTCACCCGCGAGGACGCCAAGGCGTCGGCCGACCTGCTCAACGCCATCGAGGCCGTCGACCGGATCGGCGAGAACTACACCGAGGAGGACACCCTCCAGGAGCTGGTCGACCCGTACGCGGACCTGGAGCGCGCGAGCCTGGCCGCCTTCGACGGCGACGTGATGGTCGGCTACGTGAAGGTCCGCCACAAGCCGTCCGCGGTGGGGGTCCACCGGGTCTTCCTCGACGGCGGCGTCCACCCCGACCACCGCCGCCGGGGCGTGGGCACCGCGCTCGTGCGGGCCGGCGTGGCGGCGGCGGGGGTGGTGCACGCGCTGCACCACCCGGCGCTGGCGCTCGTGGTCGACGTCCACAAGGCCGAGCACATCGCCGGCCTGCCGCAGCTCATGCGCTCGCGGGGTTTCACGCCCGTCCGCCACTACCGGCGCGTGGAGCGCCCGCTCGACGTCCCGCCCGGCACCGCGGTGATCCCCGACGGGCTGCGGGTCGAGCCGTGGTCGGAGCACAACGACGAGGACTTCCGGTTCGTGCGCAACGAGTCCTACGCGGACCACTGGGGTGCCGCGCCGATGCCCGCGGACTCCTGGCGGAACAAGATCACCAACCAGACGTTCCGGCCCGAGGTCAGCTTCCTGATCCGGGACGCGGCGAGCGGGACCCCGGTGGGCGTGCTGGTGACCATGCACTGGGAGGCCGACGCGCTGGCCACCGGCATCCGCGACGCGCACTTCATGATCGTCGGGACGCTGCGGGAGCACCGGGGGCGCGGCGTCGCCGGCGCGCTGGTCGGCCACGCCTTGGAGGCGGCGGCCGACCGGGGCTACCACCGCGCCAGCGCGAGCGTGGACTCGGCCGGTCCCTCCGGGGCGCCCGGGCTCTTCGAGAAGGCCGGCTTCACGCCGACGATGCGGTACGTGCGCTGGGCGCTCGAAGTACCCGCTCCCGCGTCCTGA
- a CDS encoding alpha/beta fold hydrolase produces the protein MSTFLLVHGAWHSGRCWERVVPLLESAGHRVFAPSLTGCGDKAHLLGPEVGLDTHVADVVGLITGEDLSDVVLVGHSYAGLVISSAANEVPDRIAHLVYLDAMVPEDGETAIDVQPVTKELIDLAARDGDGWRIPPLPELPPPHGLFGVTDPADVAWLRGMLSDQPVRCLQQPVRLDNPAAAAIPRTHVHCVGAVPAGITRRPVPAVQPNGSPARVRELRTGHDCMITTPVELSELLLEVG, from the coding sequence ATGTCCACATTCCTCCTCGTGCACGGCGCCTGGCACAGCGGACGGTGCTGGGAGCGGGTGGTGCCGCTGCTGGAGTCGGCCGGGCACCGGGTGTTCGCGCCGTCGCTGACCGGGTGCGGCGACAAGGCGCACCTGCTCGGCCCGGAGGTGGGGCTCGACACGCACGTCGCCGACGTCGTCGGGCTGATCACCGGGGAGGACCTGTCCGACGTGGTCCTGGTGGGGCACAGCTACGCGGGCCTGGTCATCTCCTCCGCGGCCAACGAGGTCCCCGACCGGATCGCGCACCTGGTCTACCTCGACGCGATGGTCCCCGAGGACGGCGAGACCGCGATCGACGTCCAGCCCGTGACGAAGGAGCTGATCGACCTCGCCGCCCGCGACGGCGACGGCTGGCGGATCCCCCCGCTGCCCGAGCTGCCGCCGCCCCACGGCCTGTTCGGGGTCACCGACCCGGCGGACGTGGCGTGGTTGCGCGGGATGCTCTCGGACCAGCCGGTGCGCTGCCTGCAACAACCGGTCCGGCTGGACAACCCGGCCGCGGCCGCGATCCCGCGGACGCACGTCCACTGCGTCGGGGCGGTGCCGGCGGGCATCACCCGGCGGCCCGTCCCCGCGGTGCAGCCCAACGGTTCCCCGGCCCGGGTGCGGGAGCTGCGGACCGGTCACGACTGCATGATCACCACGCCCGTCGAGCTGAGCGAACTGCTGCTGGAAGTCGGCTGA
- a CDS encoding winged helix-turn-helix transcriptional regulator, which produces MATTSGGPRPDDACRTRVVLDIVGDKWSLLVVRNLRHGPRRFTELKRDIDGISQRMLTVTLRGLERDGILTRTVHNVMPPHVSYELTPMGKTLREAAAPLLEWSVAHLAHIDDARARYDARARSDRGVAPPGRSGGT; this is translated from the coding sequence ATGGCGACGACGAGCGGCGGGCCGAGGCCGGACGACGCGTGCCGGACCCGCGTGGTGCTCGACATCGTCGGTGACAAGTGGTCGCTGCTGGTCGTGCGCAACCTTCGGCACGGACCGCGCCGCTTCACCGAGCTCAAGCGGGACATCGACGGGATCAGCCAGCGCATGCTCACCGTCACGCTGCGCGGCCTGGAACGCGACGGCATCCTGACGCGCACCGTCCACAACGTCATGCCGCCCCACGTCAGCTACGAACTGACCCCGATGGGCAAGACGCTGCGCGAGGCCGCCGCGCCCCTGCTGGAGTGGAGCGTCGCGCACCTGGCGCACATCGACGACGCCCGCGCCCGGTACGACGCCCGTGCCCGGTCGGACCGGGGCGTCGCTCCCCCGGGGCGGTCCGGGGGCACGTGA
- a CDS encoding TOPRIM nucleotidyl transferase/hydrolase domain-containing protein — MPGQGEDLLAGYVTGPAAATEATAAALARAGGARAVVLVEGVSDQIAVETAAARLGRDLAAEHVVVLPVGGAHGVTRHLRRFGAEGVRLAGLCDAGEAHVVARGLAAAGLGPRTDLERSGFFVCVEDLEDELIRAAGTERVLGVLDGHGDLGAFRKIQRQPAWRGRDEAAQLRRFLAAGSRRKLRYARLLTGAVPLDRIPRPLTALLAAV; from the coding sequence GTGCCGGGACAGGGCGAGGACCTCCTCGCGGGTTACGTGACGGGGCCGGCGGCCGCGACCGAGGCGACCGCCGCGGCGTTGGCGCGGGCGGGCGGCGCCCGCGCCGTCGTGCTCGTCGAGGGCGTCAGCGACCAGATCGCGGTCGAGACCGCCGCCGCGCGACTGGGCCGCGACCTGGCGGCCGAACACGTCGTGGTCCTGCCCGTCGGCGGCGCCCACGGCGTGACCCGCCACCTGCGGCGGTTCGGCGCCGAAGGGGTGCGGCTGGCCGGGCTCTGCGACGCCGGTGAGGCGCACGTCGTCGCGCGGGGCCTGGCCGCCGCCGGCCTCGGCCCGCGCACCGACCTGGAGCGCTCGGGCTTCTTCGTCTGCGTCGAGGACCTGGAGGACGAGCTGATCCGCGCCGCCGGGACCGAACGGGTGCTCGGGGTCCTCGACGGGCACGGGGACCTCGGCGCGTTCCGCAAGATCCAGCGGCAACCCGCGTGGCGGGGGAGGGACGAGGCGGCGCAACTGCGCCGCTTCCTCGCCGCCGGCTCGCGGCGCAAGCTCCGCTACGCCCGCCTGCTGACCGGGGCCGTCCCCTTGGACCGCATCCCGCGACCGCTCACCGCCCTGCTCGCCGCCGTCTGA
- a CDS encoding TetR/AcrR family transcriptional regulator: MVVWERPEPPERPSPAPLSRERIVRAALRLADADGLEAVSLRKVAAALGAGPMRLYGYIATKEELLDLVVDAVYAEIRPTGDGWREVLRSLAESTRQAVHRHEWLADLIGGRPQLGPHALARGEAVVAALGGVDLDLVMPVVGAVDAYVIGAVRREIAERRAERATGMDKRQWQATFGPYLERTFATGRFPALAGVVRDAAHLDADETFRLGLDFLLDGIGARIEG; encoded by the coding sequence ATGGTGGTGTGGGAGCGGCCGGAGCCGCCGGAGCGACCGTCGCCGGCCCCGCTGAGCCGGGAGCGGATCGTGCGGGCGGCGCTCCGGCTGGCCGACGCGGACGGCCTGGAGGCGGTGTCGCTGCGCAAGGTCGCCGCCGCGCTGGGTGCCGGGCCGATGCGGCTCTACGGCTACATCGCCACCAAGGAGGAACTGCTCGACCTGGTGGTCGACGCGGTCTACGCCGAGATCCGGCCGACCGGGGACGGGTGGCGGGAGGTGCTGCGCTCCCTCGCCGAGAGCACCCGGCAGGCCGTGCACCGGCACGAGTGGCTGGCCGACCTGATCGGCGGGCGGCCCCAGCTCGGACCGCACGCGCTGGCCAGGGGCGAGGCCGTGGTGGCCGCGCTGGGCGGCGTCGACCTCGACCTGGTGATGCCGGTGGTCGGCGCGGTCGACGCGTACGTGATCGGCGCGGTGCGCCGGGAGATCGCCGAGCGGCGCGCCGAGCGGGCCACCGGGATGGACAAGCGGCAGTGGCAGGCCACCTTCGGGCCCTACCTGGAGCGAACCTTCGCCACCGGCCGGTTCCCGGCGCTGGCCGGGGTCGTCCGCGACGCCGCCCACCTGGACGCCGACGAGACCTTCCGGCTGGGCCTGGACTTCCTCCTCGACGGCATCGGGGCCCGCATTGAGGGGTGA
- a CDS encoding FAD-dependent oxidoreductase gives MTIAIIGAGLGGLALARVLHVKGVDAVVYERDASRDARGQGGMLDIHSDTGQRALREAGLIDGFRAIARGEGQDLRLLEPDGTLLLQEDTPDDAPLDRPEVDRADLRDLLLDSLPDHAVRWGHAFERADDGVVHFADGGSATYDLLVGADGADSRVRPLLTDARPAHTGQHAVELGIPDVDRTHPDLAALVGRGNYWVLGDGRSLSAQRNGDGRVRVYLSFYRTAEDWVDTCGIPFGDPPAARARLVEEFADWDPRSTALIAACDDVVVPRAITTLPVGLTWPSKPGVTLLGDAAHLMPPVGQGANAALLDGALLGLALAAHPDDLPAAVGEYEREMFERAGAAARMSARIQEMLTAPDAARRMLAFFRPA, from the coding sequence ATGACCATCGCCATCATCGGCGCCGGCCTGGGCGGCCTGGCCCTCGCCCGCGTGCTGCACGTGAAAGGCGTCGACGCCGTCGTGTACGAACGCGACGCCTCGCGCGACGCCCGCGGCCAGGGCGGCATGCTCGACATCCACTCCGACACCGGGCAGCGGGCGCTGCGCGAGGCCGGCCTGATCGACGGGTTCCGCGCGATCGCCCGCGGCGAGGGGCAGGACCTGCGCCTCCTGGAGCCGGACGGCACCCTGCTGCTCCAGGAGGACACGCCCGACGACGCCCCGCTGGACCGGCCCGAGGTCGACCGCGCCGACCTGCGCGACCTGCTGCTGGACTCCCTCCCCGACCACGCGGTGCGGTGGGGGCACGCGTTCGAGCGCGCCGACGACGGCGTGGTGCACTTCGCCGACGGCGGCAGCGCGACGTACGACCTGCTGGTCGGCGCCGACGGTGCCGACTCCCGGGTCCGCCCGCTGCTCACCGACGCCCGCCCGGCGCACACCGGCCAGCACGCCGTCGAACTCGGCATCCCCGACGTCGACCGCACCCACCCCGACCTCGCGGCGCTGGTCGGGCGCGGTAACTACTGGGTGCTCGGCGACGGGCGGTCCCTGTCGGCGCAGCGCAACGGCGACGGCCGCGTGCGCGTCTACCTCAGCTTCTACCGCACCGCCGAGGACTGGGTCGACACCTGCGGCATCCCGTTCGGCGACCCGCCCGCCGCGCGGGCGCGGCTGGTCGAGGAGTTCGCCGACTGGGACCCGCGCTCCACCGCGCTGATCGCCGCCTGCGACGACGTGGTCGTGCCGCGCGCGATCACCACCCTCCCGGTCGGCCTGACCTGGCCGTCGAAGCCGGGCGTCACGCTGCTCGGCGACGCCGCGCACCTGATGCCGCCGGTGGGGCAGGGCGCCAACGCGGCCCTGCTCGACGGCGCCCTGCTCGGCCTCGCGCTGGCCGCGCACCCGGACGACCTCCCCGCCGCCGTCGGGGAGTACGAGCGCGAGATGTTCGAACGCGCCGGCGCCGCGGCCCGGATGTCCGCCCGCATCCAGGAGATGCTGACGGCACCGGACGCCGCCCGGCGGATGCTCGCGTTCTTCCGACCGGCCTGA
- a CDS encoding M14 family zinc carboxypeptidase — protein MKRHRSRLALLCAAATLVAVGPAAATPDDRPHLYQVHAPLGTEQALFAGGFDVVEHREGDDLFVLGDSTTGAALDRAGFAATLDQVLPDPPEAADADTFYGGYRTVGAHERHLDQVAREHPDLATVVDYGDSWLKTRNRGGHDLRAICITRKRPGDCALSPDAPKPRFFVMGQLHSRELTTGEIAWRWIDHLVGGTDPAVATLLDTTEFWVVPIANPDGVDNVQRGGDSPISHRKNGNDTDLQGTTCGTASHSHPGVDLNRNTGSNWGLQNASEQQCDQNYRGSAPESEPETRALEALWRSLYRDRRAADPAQAAPTDTTGLVLSLHSYGNYVLFPWSGGAPDRRTGNDAALRDLAQELAGLAGPGWQYGQSGQVLYSASGTTDDWVYDDLGVASFVWEVGPAPEEACGGFFPAHSCQDGFFWPKALPMLLHAARHTAAPYAPVPEPPTQCATRVDDTDVPVVTRTPPVTVNLTVTGCQGDARSASRVEVHFKNLSGSVITLDLIAPDGTSYRLRHQLVSTLPDPGGSFTVDLSRESRNGTWQLRVHNAIWVGTGVLDRWSLSL, from the coding sequence ATGAAGCGACACCGATCACGGCTCGCCCTGCTGTGCGCCGCCGCCACGCTCGTGGCGGTCGGCCCGGCGGCGGCGACCCCGGACGACCGGCCGCACCTCTACCAGGTGCACGCCCCGCTCGGCACGGAGCAGGCCCTGTTCGCCGGGGGCTTCGACGTGGTGGAGCACCGCGAGGGCGACGACCTGTTCGTGCTCGGCGACTCGACCACGGGCGCCGCGCTCGACCGGGCCGGGTTCGCCGCCACCCTGGACCAGGTGCTGCCCGACCCGCCCGAAGCCGCCGACGCCGACACCTTCTACGGCGGGTACCGCACCGTCGGCGCCCACGAGCGGCACCTGGACCAGGTGGCGCGCGAGCACCCCGACCTCGCCACCGTCGTCGACTACGGCGACTCCTGGCTGAAGACCCGGAACCGGGGCGGGCACGACCTGCGCGCCATCTGCATCACCCGCAAGCGGCCCGGTGACTGCGCCCTGTCCCCCGACGCGCCCAAGCCCCGCTTCTTCGTCATGGGTCAGCTCCACTCCCGCGAGCTGACCACCGGCGAGATCGCCTGGCGCTGGATCGACCACCTCGTGGGCGGCACCGACCCCGCCGTCGCCACCCTGCTGGACACCACCGAGTTCTGGGTGGTGCCCATCGCCAACCCCGACGGCGTGGACAACGTCCAGCGGGGCGGCGACTCGCCGATCTCCCACCGCAAGAACGGCAACGACACCGACCTGCAGGGCACCACCTGCGGCACGGCGTCCCACTCCCACCCCGGCGTCGACCTCAACCGCAACACCGGCTCGAACTGGGGCCTCCAGAACGCCTCCGAGCAGCAGTGCGACCAGAACTACCGGGGCAGCGCGCCGGAGTCGGAGCCGGAGACCCGGGCGCTGGAGGCGTTGTGGCGCTCCCTGTACCGGGACCGCCGCGCGGCCGACCCCGCCCAGGCCGCGCCCACCGACACCACGGGCCTGGTGCTGTCCCTGCACAGCTACGGCAACTACGTGCTGTTCCCCTGGAGCGGCGGCGCGCCCGACCGGCGCACCGGCAACGACGCGGCGCTGCGGGACCTCGCCCAGGAGCTGGCCGGGCTGGCGGGCCCCGGCTGGCAGTACGGGCAGTCCGGCCAGGTGCTGTACTCCGCGTCGGGCACCACCGACGACTGGGTCTACGACGACCTCGGCGTGGCCTCCTTCGTGTGGGAGGTGGGCCCGGCGCCGGAGGAGGCGTGCGGCGGGTTCTTCCCCGCCCACTCGTGCCAGGACGGGTTCTTCTGGCCCAAGGCGCTGCCCATGCTGCTGCACGCGGCACGCCACACCGCGGCTCCCTACGCGCCGGTGCCCGAACCGCCGACCCAGTGCGCCACGCGGGTCGACGACACCGACGTCCCGGTGGTCACCCGCACCCCGCCGGTCACCGTGAACCTCACCGTCACCGGCTGCCAGGGCGACGCCCGGTCCGCCTCGCGCGTCGAGGTGCACTTCAAGAACCTCTCGGGTTCCGTCATCACGCTGGACCTGATCGCCCCGGACGGCACGTCCTACCGCCTCCGGCACCAGCTCGTGAGCACCCTGCCCGACCCCGGCGGTTCCTTCACCGTCGACCTGTCCCGCGAGTCCCGCAACGGCACCTGGCAGCTGCGGGTGCACAACGCCATCTGGGTGGGGACGGGCGTCCTCGACCGGTGGAGCCTGTCGCTGTAG
- a CDS encoding ankyrin repeat domain-containing protein, with translation MPTSAMPERPHLDNFRRQARALQRAARAGDPDALARLARHHAGGPRLSAAQLVVAREHGFASWPRLVRYLGTAAEHGWDTRLGAAPAADPAEEFCRLACLTYSREDGPGRWARARRLLAEHPGLTSRHIWAAAAAARPDDVGRLLAEQPRLVAQRGGPFRWRPLFHLVYSRFDEAVPAERVLAVARLLLDAGADPDDGYLFDALPSPFTLLTGVFGHGELGSRRQPRHPHWRALGRLLLDAGADPNDAQALYNRMFEPDDSHLELLFEYGLGTGDGGPWRARVPELGTPARMLRTQLRWAVEHHQPARVRLLVEHGVDFRSPFEDDGPAWSPGDGRTAVELARLGGDAEIADHLVARGAVPPGPDPVGELVAAAFRGDRSAVDRVRAEHPGVVAEARRSRPGLVVWAAARGSVETVGLLVGLGFDVNAYGRGDAPVEEAWETALHRGAMAGDVELTRRLLALGADPDLRDRRFDATPLDWARHFHQSSTADLLGPVTTPSASGG, from the coding sequence GTGCCGACCTCGGCCATGCCCGAACGCCCCCACCTCGACAACTTCCGCCGGCAGGCCCGTGCCCTCCAGCGCGCCGCCCGGGCCGGTGACCCCGACGCCCTCGCGCGGCTGGCCCGTCACCACGCCGGTGGTCCCCGGCTCAGCGCGGCGCAGCTGGTCGTCGCCCGCGAGCACGGGTTCGCCAGTTGGCCCCGGCTCGTGCGCTACCTGGGCACCGCGGCCGAGCACGGCTGGGACACCCGGCTCGGCGCGGCGCCCGCGGCCGACCCGGCGGAGGAGTTCTGCCGCCTCGCGTGCCTGACCTACAGCCGCGAGGACGGGCCGGGGCGCTGGGCGCGGGCCCGCCGGCTGCTGGCCGAGCACCCCGGGCTGACCTCCCGGCACATCTGGGCCGCCGCGGCGGCCGCCCGCCCGGACGACGTCGGCCGGCTGCTCGCGGAGCAGCCCCGGCTGGTGGCGCAGCGGGGCGGCCCGTTCCGGTGGCGGCCGCTGTTCCACCTCGTCTACTCGCGCTTCGACGAGGCGGTGCCGGCCGAGCGGGTGCTCGCGGTCGCCCGGCTGCTGCTCGACGCGGGCGCCGACCCCGACGACGGCTACCTCTTCGACGCCCTGCCGTCGCCGTTCACGTTGCTGACCGGGGTGTTCGGGCACGGCGAGCTGGGGTCGCGGCGCCAGCCCCGCCACCCGCACTGGCGCGCGTTGGGCCGGTTGCTGCTCGACGCGGGCGCCGACCCCAACGACGCCCAGGCCCTCTACAACAGGATGTTCGAGCCGGACGACTCGCACCTGGAGCTGCTGTTCGAGTACGGGCTCGGCACCGGCGACGGCGGGCCGTGGCGGGCGCGCGTCCCGGAGCTGGGCACGCCCGCGCGGATGCTGCGCACCCAGTTGCGCTGGGCGGTCGAGCACCACCAGCCGGCCCGCGTGCGGCTGCTGGTGGAGCACGGCGTCGACTTCCGCTCGCCGTTCGAGGACGACGGGCCCGCGTGGAGCCCCGGCGACGGCCGGACGGCGGTCGAGCTGGCGCGACTCGGTGGTGACGCGGAGATCGCCGACCACCTCGTCGCGCGGGGGGCCGTGCCGCCCGGTCCCGATCCGGTGGGCGAGCTGGTCGCGGCGGCGTTCCGCGGGGACCGGTCCGCGGTCGACCGGGTCCGCGCCGAGCATCCGGGGGTGGTGGCGGAGGCCCGTCGCAGCCGTCCCGGGCTGGTGGTGTGGGCGGCGGCCCGGGGGTCCGTCGAGACGGTCGGGTTGCTGGTGGGGCTGGGGTTCGACGTGAACGCCTACGGTCGCGGGGACGCGCCGGTCGAAGAGGCATGGGAGACCGCGCTGCACCGCGGCGCGATGGCGGGCGACGTCGAACTCACGCGTCGGCTGCTGGCCCTGGGCGCCGATCCCGACCTGCGCGACCGGCGGTTCGACGCGACCCCGCTCGACTGGGCCCGGCACTTCCACCAGTCGTCGACGGCCGACCTGCTGGGGCCGGTGACGACGCCTTCGGCGAGTGGCGGGTGA
- a CDS encoding aldo/keto reductase, which yields MRTRTLGSAGPVVSALGLGAMGMSGAYGPAYRAESIATVHAALEAGVTLIDTGDFYAMGRNELLLAEALRGRDRDGYRLSVKFGMLRGPGSEFGGHDGRPEAVKNFLAYSLTRLGVDHVDIYRPARLDPAVPVEETVGAIKEMVDAGYVRHIGLSEVDAATVRRAHAVHPISDLQIEYSLISRAVEEEVLPTLRELGIGLTAYGVLGRGLISGHWSAGHTAGPGDSRGANPRFSNDNVEHNLALVAALRRVAEARGRTVAQLAIAWVAAQGRDIVPLVGARTRERLAEALPAAELDLTAADLAEIEEAVPAGSARGDRYPSAFMAGLGVGN from the coding sequence ATGAGGACCCGCACCCTGGGCAGCGCCGGGCCGGTCGTTTCCGCGCTGGGGCTCGGCGCGATGGGCATGTCGGGCGCCTACGGGCCGGCCTACCGCGCGGAGAGCATCGCCACCGTGCACGCCGCGCTGGAGGCGGGCGTGACGCTGATCGACACCGGCGACTTCTACGCCATGGGCCGCAACGAGCTGCTGCTCGCCGAGGCGCTGCGCGGCCGGGACCGGGACGGCTACCGGCTCAGCGTCAAGTTCGGCATGCTGCGCGGGCCGGGGTCGGAGTTCGGCGGGCACGACGGCCGGCCGGAGGCGGTGAAGAACTTCCTGGCCTACTCGCTGACCCGGCTGGGCGTCGACCACGTCGACATCTACCGCCCGGCCCGGCTGGACCCGGCGGTGCCGGTCGAGGAGACGGTGGGCGCGATCAAGGAGATGGTCGACGCCGGGTACGTCCGGCACATCGGTCTCTCCGAGGTCGACGCGGCGACGGTCCGCCGGGCGCACGCCGTGCACCCGATCTCCGACCTGCAGATCGAGTACTCGCTGATCTCCCGCGCGGTGGAGGAAGAGGTGCTGCCGACCCTGCGGGAGCTGGGCATCGGCCTGACCGCGTACGGCGTGCTCGGCCGCGGCCTGATCTCCGGGCACTGGTCGGCCGGGCACACCGCCGGTCCCGGCGACAGCCGCGGCGCCAACCCGCGCTTCTCCAACGACAACGTGGAGCACAACCTCGCGCTCGTGGCGGCCCTGCGGCGGGTCGCCGAGGCCAGGGGCCGCACGGTCGCCCAGCTGGCCATCGCCTGGGTGGCCGCGCAGGGTCGGGACATCGTGCCGCTGGTCGGCGCCCGCACCCGCGAGCGGCTGGCCGAGGCGCTGCCCGCGGCGGAGCTGGACCTCACCGCGGCGGACCTCGCCGAGATCGAGGAGGCGGTGCCCGCGGGCTCTGCGCGCGGTGACCGGTACCCGTCGGCGTTCATGGCCGGCCTCGGCGTGGGGAACTGA